Part of the Leishmania infantum JPCM5 genome chromosome 34 genome, ctcaCGAGCCCCCATTTGGTCGGCTGGAGCCGATACGGCATGTTttgcgcacatgcactgTGGGCTCTCTTCGCGCCACGCCCCTCTGCATGCGATGCGGCATGCCAGCTGTGcatggcggcgctcgcgcttttgtggagtggggggggggaggggagggggcgtgtTCGAGAACGGCACTGTTGCCGGGGGGGGTGCGCGCCTGGACGGCTTGCCCGCATGTTGCCGCGACGGgtcggccgctgctgtgcgcgtggGGCGGAGGGGTCCCGCcgacacgcgtgcgcgtgcgcacacgggGAGCTCACAGCCTGCCGTTCTGTGGGGGCACAGAGGGTGTGGTGGGGGCAGCGACAGGCCCCCGACGGGGGCAGCccgtgcagcgcgtgcgagACGTGCGTGTCGAGGTGACCGCGTGCAAGGTCGTTGCGTGCGGCGGGGTGTGCTTCGCTGGGCGGGTGCGGAGGCTCTGGCCGGGCGGGAAGGTGCGCAAGGAAgcgcaagcgcagcagcgggcagcaCGCCACGTGCATCCCATGCTGCCACGACGAGTCGCCCGCCGTTGGAGGAATCCGAAGTGCGGGCAGGGGGTGCCTGTGCGGGACTGGGCGAGCAGGGTCTCCTGTTGTGTTCCAAGCTCAGCAGCTTGACGGGGGTGAGAGGGGTTTTCCGACACTGCGTTCCGAGTGACGTCTAAGATGGAGAgcaagaaacaaaaagagcaAAGAGCAAGAAAGCAGTGGTACGGGGAATCCTATGGCCCTCTACaggcacaaaaaaaaacgtcgGGCTTCCGGTGTGAGAGCACCAGATGAGAGACcgggaaaagaaagagaggcaagaacgtcgtgcgtgtgtatgtgcgaaatggggaaggggggagaaaCGTTAACAAAACCCACGGAAATGCAGAGAAAAACACGAACGAGACGCCGGGCAACGAGAGTGGCGGAGCAAGTCGAggcgaaaaaagaaaaagaaagcgccGAGGGGTCACGCCCCGCTCGTCATAGTTGCGAGAGGCCTTGAATACATATATAATTATATATGTACATTCAAAGTAACTAAAACAACAACAgatggtgcgtgtgcgtgcttgtattggcggaaaaaaaaaacaatgaGACGGCATGGTGGAGATGGGGCGCGCAGAGTGTCAGGTGGTGAAACGTTAGGAGCGGAGGTGAAAAGCCGACcgggaaaaagaaaacgtacatcacacacacacacacacacacacacaaaatcaacgacagcagcacacagagcaaaacgaaaaaggaaaaacgcttgtgagaagagggagaagaagcagcagggagggagaggtggcaGAAAAACCGAGAACAGGAACGAAACGAGAAAAACAATGTGCAGCACAATagtggcagagagagagagagcaaccGTGGCACACTTCCGTGCGGCGCGAGAGCACACCCATAAGTTCTCGAATAAAATACTTATAAAGAGTGTTGGGGCGGCGAGGGtaaggggagggaggcaaggagacgagaaaagggggaaacgAAATCCCATCTGCGatagcacacgcgcagagaaaaaaaaaacgtagCATGCGAAGAACGTCAACAAAGACACGCCCACAACGAGCACGCCTAAACGTAAACCCGACTGGAGAAACTCCCAGCGTACAGAACGACCGCGACGTGACGTTcctctttcccccttttttgttgttcgcTTCCCCTGCTATCCGGCCGCCGGACGAGAAATAAATCCGCACACTCTCTCACGTGCTCCTTCTTTCAAACAATGCCGCGAGcagaagcgaaaaaaaaaaggagggcaTCAACTTCTCTTCTGAGAAGGTTTGAAGAAcagcaagaaaaaagggaacGAGGCAAGGCCGTTGGCGCTAGCGGCTGTTGGGCAGCACGGGACGAACCAAAGGAACAGAGAGCAGATACCTTCATCCCACACGCAAACCCCTCTAATCAAGTATAGATGCGTCACGTGAAGAGCAACGACAATAAGAAGACGCACGATAGCGGGCATCCGAAATAGAGGCGCTTTTTCCgcagacgaaaaaaaacACCCACTGAACCCTTTCGCACTGCTTCCCGCTCAGTCTGGCGCAGAGACAGTACGATCCTGCAGGTCGTGCTTCAGGATAGTGGACAGATCAGCGTCCTCCGTGTACATTACCGGGGTGTTGGGCAGTCCGTAGGGGTCGTTTGCAAAGAACTCTTTCCGGGACGCAGATCCGGTGGCGACCATCTCACAGATATGCAGGCGACCGATTTCCGCCTCCATGTTCGGGCTGGCCGACCCgcgacgacggtggtggtATGTGTTACCACGCTTCACCATCGTTGAGGCGTGGAGAGAGGCAAGCGAGTCGCCTAGGCGAGTTACATGCTTCCCCGTAgaggcggcgttgctgtcaTGCGCTGACGTGGTGGCTGGCATGTGcgaggctgctgcagcgctgatACCGGTGGCGGCTTCGCTGTGGAGAACAGGCAGCAAAGCCACACGCGACTTCTGCTCACCTAGCGGCGACGGAAAGGAGTCTACATGGCTGCCGCTTGCGAGATCCGCGGCGACCGATCGCCcacacgacgacgacgcagcggtGACGCTTGTGCTCAATGGTGTGTTGCCGAACTTGCCGGTtgccgtggctgcggcgaGCGCCGACGCGCTGTCGTCGACGAGTGCGACGGTGGCCGCCTCGTCGTTGCCGTTGCGCGACTCCGAGtgctcggcgccgtcgagaggggacggtggcggcggcttctcgGCCTCCTCATCGCTCTCCTGTGCCTCCAGCGCGACAATGAGCTTGCTGATCTGCCGAAGGAGCTTTCGTATTGGCGGTCGCTGTAGCGGGTTTGCCGCCAGCATAGACTTGATCAACTGCGCTTCGTCAGGGAACTCGGCCTCGAGCTCTTCAGGTAAGATGAGTTGGTGGGCATCGGTCAAGATGCGAATGCGCTCGTGCAGCGTGGTAAAGGTGCACAGCATCTCCACTGCGATGATGCCAAGAGAGAAGATGTCGGACGGCTTGTTTACCGGTTCGCCACGCGTCTGCTCTGGGCTCGAGTACAGCGGGCTTCCGCCGACCACCGACCTCTCCTCCTGGCCACCCGCGACGTTCGACGCCAAGTCACCGGCGCTCCCGTTAGCGTTGCCGCGTCGTTTCGCGAGCCCAAAGTCGCCGATCTTGAGAACGTTGTCGTTGGAGACGAAGATGTTCGTTGGCTTCAAATCATGGTGCACCACGTCCTGGTTGTGCAAGTAAGCCAAGCCCTCGCCGATTTGCTTCATGTAGCGTAGCACCTCGAGCCGGAAGAAGCCGCTGCGGAGACGCAGCCAATCCGCTAGCGTACCGCGGGGGAAGTACTCCATCTGGATGAAGAGCATGTGGTAGGTGTCGCCAGCCTTGGAGGCTGTGTCGTGGTCGGTGCTGTGTCCGTTTGTGTTGCCGGATGTGGACACCATGAGTGAGTTGTCGCTGTAGGCCAGCGATGTCGCATCGAGCccgtcctcgtcgcggtGGCACAACTCCAGGCGGTTTGCGGTCGATACGGCGATATCTTCGATCCAGCAAAAGTAGAAGCGCACCACGTTGGCGTTGTCGAAGGAGCTGTGCAGAACGGCCTCCTGCACCACTCGCTCCTCGTCCTTCTCGTGGATGTGAATCACCTTGATGGCGTACCGCGCATGCGTCACGCGGTGCTCGACGCAGAACACAGACCCCTCACCCCCAAACCCGATCTTCTCTAGGACCTTGAAGTGCAGCTGGAACAGCttgccttcctcctccgttcCCGTATTAGCTTGCGAGCGGCTAtagctgctgccgcggtccGAGAATGTCTCGTCCAGCGCCGGTGCACTTgcatgctgccgcggcaAAAACTGCGCTCGCAGCCACCAGCGCTCGCCGAGGTCGATGTCAAccgtgtcgtcgtcgctcgAACTGTTTGAcgcggacgcggcggccTTATCGGCTGCCGCGGAATCGGCCGGACTCGAGGGCAATGCAGCTGCTCTCTTCACTGGCGTCTCAGACGTCTTTGCCTTTTGTCGCGCCGTGGACGGCGTCATGCCAAACCCCGCCTTTGATGAGGTTGCGGTGCCTTTGGTTGTTGTTGTGGTCGCTGGAGTGGCGGTTACAGGGAGCATCTTCTCACTCTCCTCGTATGTGAGGGAGCGCACCTGCTCTGGCGCCGGGTACACCCATGGCGAGCGTGGCGGGGACCTGCTGAGGTGCCCCAGCTGGTGGTGTCGCATCAGCTCCTGCAGTGAGTCGTCTGAGTGGGGAAGCGACACAGTCGCCATGGAGGCAGAGGCTGTCGGTAAAGTGCCCAAACCAAGGGTGTCCATCGAGAAGGAATCCATTATGAGGCTGAACGGCGTGCCTCGCCCGCCGTGCGGGGAGAGGAGATCTTGCGGGACCAGCTGTGTCGATGGCTGATGAGAGGAGGACGTGTGGGAAACTCGGTCACGGTTGCGGTCCGCCTGGGCCcaggcgcgctgcagctgcccccGGGGCGGCACGCCGGCGCACAAAAACGCGATCGAGCCGGCGAGGCAGAGTACGTGAAAGGAGatgaaggcggcggtgcgccaaGCCAAGCCGGTTTTCACCACCGCTCCCGAGCTGTCGAAGCCTAAGGGTGGGTTCTCGGTAGAGTAGACGCCGCTTGTGCCGGCCACCGTTCTCGACGACGTCGCAGAGTCGATAGCCTGGAAAGTCACAGCACCACTTTCTCCGTTGAATGCtcccgccagcagcggccaaGACACAGGCGGCGTCTCCCACCAGGTGCACTGATGGTAGTACGCTGCGAGTTCCGTCTCCTCACGCTCATCGGCCTCAACGTCATCTGTAGCCCACTCGCCAcaagcgccgccgtcgcggcagcggccacgccCTGAGTCACCGCTTTGCATAAGTGTCCAGAGCTGCAGACGGCCCGCGGCGTGCGTTGCGGGCACCAGAGCCCCAGCGAGCGAAGCAGATGTGAGCCGCGGCAGACCTGTAGGTACGGCGCCCCTCGCATCCGTCTCCATGGATATGCGAAGCTGTTCCGCCTCTTCCACCACGCTGCCGAAGGCCAAACGTAGAACTGGAACGCGGAAGATTTCATCAGCGCCACTCACCCACACATATGCAGCGATCACAGTGGAAGTTGCATTCGAGGATGACGTCGTCGAGCCTGTCCCATCTCCAGAAGGCTCGCGCGCCACATGCGGCAAAGCCGATGTCCAGGCCGTAGTGCCATCGTGGACGCTTCGGAGACTGACATGGCTTTCATTGACCTGGTGTACACTAACCACGCGGCTGATGTAATCGGCAGCCTGAGTATGGGTGCGCTGCAAGTTGCGcatcagcaccgccgtcgacgtccgcgcggcaggcgtcggGTTGGCCTGTTGATCTGCAGCACGCCTGTAGGCCACATTCACGACATGCTCGTCATCGTAGTCGAACATGTTGCGCATAAACTGCGAGAAGAAGCGCGGCGTGTGCTCGCTGTCGTCCTCAGGAGCCGCTGACGAGGTGTCGGCTGCGCTATGTGCGGAAAAGGGTGACGGGAAGCGTGGCTGAACGACTGCCCGAGGCGacatgcgcagctgcgagaGGCAGATTGACCAGCTGTACTCGCCTGGCCTCACCACGTGCAAAACAATGTTGTAGCGGACAATGTGCAGTAGAGGGAGGAGCTCATTGTGCGGCACGCGGTGCGACTCTGTCGTTGAGTCGCCGCGTGGTGGGCTTCtggtggcgttgctgccgcaaAAAGCCTGCGATGGAGTTTCTAGGCCCCCAACAGGCCGCCCTGTGCTCGCGTCGAGATCCGCCACTTGAACTGAGGTCGTCACGTACACATCTGTGCCACCCAAAAAGAGTGTTTGTCGCCTCAGCAGTGTTGAGATGTTCATAAAGAAGTAGGGCCGGAGGGACTGCGGTAGCCCTTCGAGCCGCTCGGTTGCATCCATGGACTCTAGTGGCGTGTACGTGAAGAACGGAACGCGTGTAAAGAGACTGTTGCCACGCACAAGAAACGGAAGCGCTAGGGGatcacgcagcgccgcctccttaGACGGCGGCAGGTCTATCGTCACGGTGACCATGTCACCGCCAGCGTCGGCGCACCACGCATGCTGGCCACGTTCCAGATCATAAGCGTGCAGATGACCGCCCTCCGTCACTAGAAGCGCCAAGCTGCTGCCGGGGAAGGTGTAGCGAAGTGCCACACTCCGCGCGGATGGTGCGTTGGAGAGTGCCTCGTCCGCTACGATGTGCCGTGCAGGGTGAAAAGGAGCAGACGATGCTTGGGAGCAGCACACTGAGCACAGCGCGAGTGCAGCcaaaaagaggaagagaaaaaatCGCTCAAGCGGTCTGCCATGTGTGCCCGAGCGCTTCCCCGcgctccaccgcctctgctCGGGCCTCACCGTGGCTTCGATTCCAACGAGCGAGAAAGGCTGGAGACGTGCATCCTGTGGCATGCACCTACGATTCACGGCAGCAACGAAAACGTCGGCGGAGACAAAAAGAGCCCTGTTCACCGTTCCGGAGCATACGTCTACACCAGATGCTCccagacacgcgcacggaAAAGACGAATTCACAAAACGAGCAAGCGCGCACGTAGGGCAGAAGAGCAAGCGGGAAGGACAACAGCGGGAGAAAACACAGAGATCTTCCAGCACGCCTCGTAGCACCAAGCGCGCGAAACAGGGCGTGTAAGAGGGAGTCGGTGCAGCAAGTGAGCCGCGGATGTGCGTCAAAGGCAAAATAAAAGAGTAAGCGTAGCTTTCATCAACACCCTCTTCCTGAGATGCGTATTTTTCGTTCCTTTtgtgagggaggggaaggggcgcgACAATGCCTCgatacagacacacacacgctacCACTGTCCTAGTCGCCGCAAAGAGATGCAGCACAGACAGTGGCACCACGTGCGCGCTTGGCTCTGTCGGTTACGCGTTCAGGTCGTCGTCTTCACGGGTGAGAAAGGAACAGAGAACAGAGCCGTATCTCTCGAATGTCGCCTTTAGTGGTACCGTGACAGCACGATCGCTGATTTTCTTGCCGACTCTGGCGTCCGTGCGCGTTGGCAcgcgtgtctgtgccgtTCTTTTGCTTCTTTTGTTGCGTTCCTTTCTCGACTTCCTCGTACACTGCGCTGGGCTCCCTTTCTTCTTCtttgcaaaaaaaaaaatcgagCAAggggagcgagagcgagagaccGGGCGAGATGGCACGTGCGCAGGTAGAGGAGCGTGTCTGGAGTGAATGGTATACCAAGAGGAAAAGAACAACAAGCGAAAAGGCGTGAAAcaaataataataataataaagcagcagccgcggaggTGAGAGGTAGGATGCAACTATGTAAGCCGATGTGTGGGAATGCGTGAGGGGAGACGAGTTGCTGGCACGCAGTTTGTGAATACAAAGGAAGCACAAATTCACGCACCAATAGAAGaaaatcaaaaaaaaaaacacaagtAAAGGGGTTGTGATCCGACTGTGACGGACAAAGACGGTGCGCGCACAGAGTATCGGCAGCAGAGcggaaagaggggagaagcGACAGTGCGACGAAAGAAGCGCGAGAAGAGGCAGTTGCGCTGAAGCATATGTGACATAGACAAAGATGCCAAGGAGTGCGAGTAGCATACGCTGGGTGCAGCAtaggctgctgctgcagcacaggAAAGCAAGCGCCGTTAGGACGCTTGATCTGGGGAGAGTCTATGCGAATCGCCTCGAGAAACGACCTGCGCACTCATTGGTGCATGCGCGGCGAGGCACCACCAAATGCGAACCCCTCCAcgcgcgcttctcctcgcTCAATCCTGGTGCTATGCGTTCCCTAACACCAACTTCTTCTGACGCTGATGAGGTAGATTTTGTTTGGCACTATCCAGGTATGCTCATCCACTGTGGATGGTGGCGATGCgacgaggagagggaagaggggaatAGTTTTGCACACGCGACGTTATCCTCAATGACAAAGCCAGCCAGAAGTAGGAAGAACAACAAAACCGACCAAACGGCAGTCTGTAGGCCACACGCAGTGCGTGTCGGAATTCCCGCTATCGCCCTGAAAAGCACCATGATGCCTGCCCGAAAAACGG contains:
- a CDS encoding putative eukaryotic translation initiation factor 2-alpha kinase precursor, with the protein product MPQDARLQPFSLVGIEATVRPEQRRWSAGKRSGTHGRPLERFFLFLFLAALALCSVCCSQASSAPFHPARHIVADEALSNAPSARSVALRYTFPGSSLALLVTEGGHLHAYDLERGQHAWCADAGGDMVTVTIDLPPSKEAALRDPLALPFLVRGNSLFTRVPFFTYTPLESMDATERLEGLPQSLRPYFFMNISTLLRRQTLFLGGTDVYVTTSVQVADLDASTGRPVGGLETPSQAFCGSNATRSPPRGDSTTESHRVPHNELLPLLHIVRYNIVLHVVRPGEYSWSICLSQLRMSPRAVVQPRFPSPFSAHSAADTSSAAPEDDSEHTPRFFSQFMRNMFDYDDEHVVNVAYRRAADQQANPTPAARTSTAVLMRNLQRTHTQAADYISRVVSVHQVNESHVSLRSVHDGTTAWTSALPHVAREPSGDGTGSTTSSSNATSTVIAAYVWVSGADEIFRVPVLRLAFGSVVEEAEQLRISMETDARGAVPTGLPRLTSASLAGALVPATHAAGRLQLWTLMQSGDSGRGRCRDGGACGEWATDDVEADEREETELAAYYHQCTWWETPPVSWPLLAGAFNGESGAVTFQAIDSATSSRTVAGTSGVYSTENPPLGFDSSGAVVKTGLAWRTAAFISFHVLCLAGSIAFLCAGVPPRGQLQRAWAQADRNRDRVSHTSSSHQPSTQLVPQDLLSPHGGRGTPFSLIMDSFSMDTLGLGTLPTASASMATVSLPHSDDSLQELMRHHQLGHLSRSPPRSPWVYPAPEQVRSLTYEESEKMLPVTATPATTTTTKGTATSSKAGFGMTPSTARQKAKTSETPVKRAAALPSSPADSAAADKAAASASNSSSDDDTVDIDLGERWWLRAQFLPRQHASAPALDETFSDRGSSYSRSQANTGTEEEGKLFQLHFKVLEKIGFGGEGSVFCVEHRVTHARYAIKVIHIHEKDEERVVQEAVLHSSFDNANVVRFYFCWIEDIAVSTANRLELCHRDEDGLDATSLAYSDNSLMVSTSGNTNGHSTDHDTASKAGDTYHMLFIQMEYFPRGTLADWLRLRSGFFRLEVLRYMKQIGEGLAYLHNQDVVHHDLKPTNIFVSNDNVLKIGDFGLAKRRGNANGSAGDLASNVAGGQEERSVVGGSPLYSSPEQTRGEPVNKPSDIFSLGIIAVEMLCTFTTLHERIRILTDAHQLILPEELEAEFPDEAQLIKSMLAANPLQRPPIRKLLRQISKLIVALEAQESDEEAEKPPPPSPLDGAEHSESRNGNDEAATVALVDDSASALAAATATGKFGNTPLSTSVTAASSSCGRSVAADLASGSHVDSFPSPLGEQKSRVALLPVLHSEAATGISAAAASHMPATTSAHDSNAASTGKHVTRLGDSLASLHASTMVKRGNTYHHRRRGSASPNMEAEIGRLHICEMVATGSASRKEFFANDPYGLPNTPVMYTEDADLSTILKHDLQDRTVSAPD